In Kitasatospora gansuensis, a genomic segment contains:
- a CDS encoding DedA family protein: protein MHIDVWLESVPPNAVYALVGVIILLESLGIPLPGEIALVTASVLAASGVVNPWLVAACAIAGAIIGDSIGYSIGRKGGKPLFEKLGRKFPKHFGPDHLATAERSFQKWGMWAVFFGRFIALLRIFAGPLAGSLKMPYWKFLIANVLGGVIWAGGTTWLIYTVGKAAEQWLKSFSWVGLILAALFGAGSAWVLKRRAAKHRAEHPETSGGQPAAEGEASAEAGTEAVPAPAAD, encoded by the coding sequence TTGCACATCGACGTATGGCTGGAGAGCGTGCCACCGAACGCGGTGTACGCGCTCGTCGGCGTGATCATCCTGCTGGAGAGCCTGGGCATCCCGCTGCCCGGCGAGATCGCGTTGGTGACGGCCTCGGTGCTGGCCGCCAGCGGCGTGGTCAACCCCTGGCTGGTGGCGGCGTGCGCGATCGCCGGTGCGATCATCGGCGACTCGATCGGCTACTCGATCGGGCGCAAGGGCGGCAAGCCACTCTTCGAGAAACTCGGCCGGAAGTTCCCCAAGCACTTCGGCCCCGATCATCTGGCCACCGCCGAGCGGTCGTTCCAGAAGTGGGGCATGTGGGCGGTCTTCTTCGGCCGGTTCATCGCCCTGCTGCGGATCTTCGCCGGGCCGCTCGCGGGCTCGCTGAAGATGCCGTACTGGAAGTTCCTGATCGCCAACGTGCTCGGCGGCGTCATCTGGGCCGGTGGCACCACCTGGCTGATCTACACCGTGGGCAAGGCCGCCGAGCAGTGGCTGAAGAGCTTCTCCTGGGTCGGCCTGATCCTCGCCGCGCTGTTCGGCGCCGGGTCCGCCTGGGTGCTCAAGCGCCGGGCGGCCAAGCACCGGGCCGAGCACCCGGAGACCTCGGGCGGGCAGCCGGCAGCGGAGGGCGAGGCCTCGGCGGAGGCCGGGACCGAGGCCGTTCCGGCTCCTGCGGCTGACTGA